The genomic window CAGCACGTCCAAACCGTTGTCTTTGAATAATTCGACGACGGCCCGGATAATGGTGGTCTTGCCAGTCCCGGGACCGCCGGTGATCACCAGCAACCCGCTGTCCAGCGCCATCCCCACCGCTTGCCGTTGCCCGTCGGCCAGCTTCACCTGGTGGTGCGCCTCGTAACCGGCCAACCATCCCGCAAGTTCCAGTTCGACTTCCTGCGGCGGGGTCTGCAGCATCTCGCGCAGCTTGGCTGTTACGCCGGTTTCGCTATAGTAAAAAGGCGCCAGATAGAGAATGTTCCGCTCCTGATACCGTTCGCGGAAGATCTCCTTATCAGCGATGAGATCTTCCAAGCCGCCCACTAACTGCAATTCATTGACGTTTAACTCCGCTGCGGCTTGCGTAAGAAAATCGTTTTCATGAGCGAACACATGGCCTTCGCTGCAATGCTCGTTCAATCGATACCGGAGCCCGGCCCGGATCCGGTACGGCGAATCTTCCTTGATCCCGACTTTGCGGGCAATCTGGTCGGCGATCTTGAATCCGATCCCAAAGACCTCGTCGGCCAGGCGATACGGGTTCTCTTTCACGATGGCAATAGCCGCGTTGCGATAGGCCCGGTAAATCTTCAAGGCGTAAGCCGGACTGACTCCCACGCCCTGCAAGAAGACCATAATCTGCTCAATGGCGGAATGATCCGCCAGGCCCCGGGCGATCCGCTCCGCCTTATTCTCGCTGATTCCGGAGATCTCAGTCAGGCGCAACGGGTCGCTCTGAATGATCTCCAGTGAAGCGAGGCCGAACTTCTGGACGATCTTCTTGGCGGTGACCGGACCGACCCCCTTGATCAAGCCACTGGACAGGTAACGTTCGATCCCCAGCAATGTCTGGGGAACCACCTGCCGCCATTGCTCAATCTGAAATTGCTGGCCATACTCCTTGTGATGAGTCCAGTTGCCGGTCAGTTGAAGCACTTCTCCGTTGAACAGCGGCGGCAGATTGCCGACCGCCGTGACCGGTCCGCCGGAATTGGCTTTCAGACGGACGACGGTATAACCATTCTCCGGGTTGCAAAAAACGACTTGTTCGACTGTTCCTTCCAGTTCCGTCCGGGTA from Hydrogenispora ethanolica includes these protein-coding regions:
- a CDS encoding SF1B family DNA helicase RecD2, with the translated sequence MADTRTELEGTVEQVVFCNPENGYTVVRLKANSGGPVTAVGNLPPLFNGEVLQLTGNWTHHKEYGQQFQIEQWRQVVPQTLLGIERYLSSGLIKGVGPVTAKKIVQKFGLASLEIIQSDPLRLTEISGISENKAERIARGLADHSAIEQIMVFLQGVGVSPAYALKIYRAYRNAAIAIVKENPYRLADEVFGIGFKIADQIARKVGIKEDSPYRIRAGLRYRLNEHCSEGHVFAHENDFLTQAAAELNVNELQLVGGLEDLIADKEIFRERYQERNILYLAPFYYSETGVTAKLREMLQTPPQEVELELAGWLAGYEAHHQVKLADGQRQAVGMALDSGLLVITGGPGTGKTTIIRAVVELFKDNGLDVLLAAPTGRAAKRLAESTHTPTKTIHRLLGYGGANGAPGHFQMNEKEPLDADVLIIDEFSMVDLLLFYHLLKAVQPGTRLVLVGDVDQLPSVGPGSVLRDLIRSAAVPTVRLNTIFRQAGGSMIVANAHKINQGQFPYLAKNDDFFFIEDDNPEHITTVLPGLVKTRLPEYLHCDPIEDIQVLTPMRRTITGVENLNQVLQAALNPAAADKPELKNGAVSFRIGDKVMQLKNDYQKQVYNGDIGRIRRIDAEERSMTVVFPEVEGERTVLYEAEELDQLVLAYAMSVHKSQGNEYPVIVMPVTTQHFLMLQRNLLYTAVTRAKKMVVLIGTKKALAIAIKNNRIEERLSLLQERLRMAFL